Genomic DNA from Candidatus Edwardsbacteria bacterium:
ACCGAATCGGCCAGCACCAGATAGAACAGAATCATCATTACCGGATAAAGCATGGTGCCCGGCCCCTCATAAAAGGGATACAGCAGACGGAACAACAACCCGCTGGCGGCGGCCAGGATCAGGTTGCTGGCCGGACCAGCCAGCGACACCCAGATCATGTCCTTCTTGGGATTTTTGAGGGCCAGAAAATTCACCGGCACCGGTTTGGCCCAGCCGAACACAAATGGGGCCTTGAGCAGTATCAGCATCCCGGGAAATATGAAACTGCCAAAGATGTCCAGGTGTTTCAGCGGATTCAGGGTCAGGCGGCCCATTAGATATGCGGTGGGATCCCCTTTTTTAAAAGCCACCCAGCCGTGCGCCACTTCGTGCACGGTTATGGCGAATAGGATCGGCGGAACGGCCAACAATAATGTCAACAATATGTCCATGGTTTAGCGCCTATCCTTCATTTTAATGATTGCATTGATTATCTCACGTGCCGCATCCCTGGCCCGACTGTCGGCTGTGAGTATTTTATCTAAGCTGATCTTCCCTTTGGCCGCAAATTTTCCCATGGTCTTTGCGATAACGGCCGGGATCTCCAGAAACCCTATTCTGCCATTCAGGAATGATTCCACCGCGACCTCATTAGCGGCATTCATCACCGCCGGCATGATGCCGTTACTCTCGATCGCCCTATAGGCCAGGTCCAGGCATTTGAAGGTCATCTTGTCGGGCTTATGAAAAGTAAGCTGGCCCAGTTCCTCCAAACGGCAGTCGTTGACCAATGATGGCAGTCGGGAGGGATAGGTCAGGGCATACTGGATGGGCAGGCGCATATCGGGGGTCGAAAGCTGGGCGATTATCGAACCATCGTTGAACTCCACCATGGAGTGGATAATGGACTCGGGATGGATCACCACTTTTATCCGCTCCGGCGGGATGCCGAACAGGTAATGGGCCTCGATCATCTCCAGCCCCTTGTTCATCAAAGTGGCTGAATCTATGGTCACCTTACGGCCCATGGACCAGGTGGGATGGTTGAGGGCATGGTGCGCCTTCACCGAGTGCAGCTGCTTTGCAGAATGCGAACGGAACGGCCCGCCCGAAGCCGTCAGTATCAGGTTCTTGACGGTTGACGGGTCCCGCCCCTCCAGGCATTGGTGCAAAGCCACATGTTCGCTGTCTATGGGCAGTAGCCGGACCTTCTTTCTTTTCACCGCCTGCATCACCAGCTGACCGCCGGCCACCAGGGTCTCCTTGTTGGCCAAAGCTACGTCATGCCCGGCATTGATGGCCGCCAGGGTGGGATCCAGCCCGGCCGAGCCCACCAGGGCGTTGACCACCATATCGGCGCCTGCCAGCGAGGCCAGTTGTTTCAATCCCTGCGGCCCTCTTACCAATTTGAATGGTGCTTGGGAGTTATCTATGGCGGATATCCCGGTCGAGTCCTGGCCGATGCAGACCATCTTGGGCTTGAACTTTTTTATC
This window encodes:
- a CDS encoding site-2 protease family protein, which codes for MDILLTLLLAVPPILFAITVHEVAHGWVAFKKGDPTAYLMGRLTLNPLKHLDIFGSFIFPGMLILLKAPFVFGWAKPVPVNFLALKNPKKDMIWVSLAGPASNLILAAASGLLFRLLYPFYEGPGTMLYPVMMILFYLVLADSVLAVFNLIPIPPLDGSKVVAGLLPGKLSMRYLSLEKYGMFIFIGLIILMQVTRINVLSYLLLPASFVARFFAGPEIFSFL
- a CDS encoding 1-deoxy-D-xylulose-5-phosphate reductoisomerase; this translates as MTKPKKIIILGSTGSIGTQTVEVINKYPKLFQVVGLAANSRFDLLVQQIKKFKPKMVCIGQDSTGISAIDNSQAPFKLVRGPQGLKQLASLAGADMVVNALVGSAGLDPTLAAINAGHDVALANKETLVAGGQLVMQAVKRKKVRLLPIDSEHVALHQCLEGRDPSTVKNLILTASGGPFRSHSAKQLHSVKAHHALNHPTWSMGRKVTIDSATLMNKGLEMIEAHYLFGIPPERIKVVIHPESIIHSMVEFNDGSIIAQLSTPDMRLPIQYALTYPSRLPSLVNDCRLEELGQLTFHKPDKMTFKCLDLAYRAIESNGIMPAVMNAANEVAVESFLNGRIGFLEIPAVIAKTMGKFAAKGKISLDKILTADSRARDAAREIINAIIKMKDRR